The DNA region CGATCACGACGTCGCGGAGAAGCGGGCCCGCCTCAACCAGCTGGAGGCCGACAACACCGCCGACGCCAACGATGTGGTTAAGGCGCGCAACGATCTGATCGATGCGGAGATGCGGCAACGCGAGCTGCAGATGCGCGCACAGACAGCGCAGCGCGAGCAGGAGGCCGCGCAGGTGCCGTATGCGCCCGGCTATCTGGCGCCGCCGCGGCCGGGGCAGACCGCCGAACAGTACCGGGCCGAGTCGTCGCTGTTCGAGGCGCAGCAGAAGACAGCGCAAGCGTGGGCGCGGCTTCAGCAGCTCGACGAGTTCACCTCTCCGGAGGATCGGCTCAAGGCGCAGAACGACCTGGCCAAGGCGCGACGCGACGAGTACGAGGCGCAGCTGCGTCTCGCTGACGCGGCCAACAAGACCACGGCGCAGCTTGGTGACCTGACTGCGCAGCTCGACGGCGACTTCGGGTTGTCGGAAGGGTTGCCCGGCCTGGCCGAGAATCTGGTGAAGTTGGCTGGCGCGTTGGCGTTGGCGCCGCTGACAGCTCGGCTGTCGGCGATCAAGGAAGCCGCCGGCGACGAAGGCTCCGGCCTGTTCGGCATTGCCGCCAGCACGGGGATGCTGGGAGAGCGGTTCATGCCCCGCCGTGAGGCCTCTGGGGGCGATCCGAACGCCGCCTACGTACCGACTGAGCCGAGTCCATCGAATTTGGGCCCGTCGGCGCTGCAGCCATCCGGCAACGCGAACGTCAACGCGATGCTGGCTTTGGCCCAGTCCGCGTCCGGGCGCACCAAGTACGCCCCGGCTTCGGATCTCATCAACGGTCTGGCGGACTGCTCGGGGTCGATCTCTGACCTGTACGAGGTGCTGACCACGGGGAAGTCCACCGCGGCGCGCATGTTCACCACCACAAATTTCGCCAGCGACGCCGAAGCGGCGAAGCTGGGGTTCCTGCCGGGCTACATGCCGGGCGCGTTGAATGTCGGTGTCAACCCTTATCCGGGACAGTCCGGCCACATGGCCGCCACGCTGCCGAACGGGGTGAACTTCGAAGGCGGCGGCGGCACCGGCGGCGGCGCACAGTACGGCGGCAACGCGGCCGGTGCCCTGGACCCGCAGTTCGAGAAGCGGTACTACTTCCCGATCTCCGGGATGCCCACATCGTTCGCGCCGCCGACCACGCCGGCCACCGGCGCGGGGCCCGGTCCGATGCCGGTTGCTCGCAACGATTTCCCGATTCCGCTGCCGGTGACCATCGTCGGCGGTCTCCCGACTGGGCTGCCGACGACAGTGCCCGCTCCCACGACGACGACGCCCGGTGCGCCGAGCGCGCCGACGTACACCCCGACTGCTCCGATCGGCCCGTCCGCTCCTACCATTCCCACGCCCGGTGTCATCCCCGACAGTCAGCTCTACACCCCCGAAATGACGAACCCGGCGCTGACCCCTCCGCTGCCCGCCGGTGTCCCGGGTGGTGGCAGCACCTTGCCGGGGATGGGGATGCCGCAGTCGGCGCCCTTCGGGATGCCGCAGGCCCAACCGATCGGATCATCGGTCATTCCGGGTCAGTCGCCGCAGCCGATCCCTGGCGCCGGGTCGGGCATGAATCAGGGCATCAGCGGAATTCCGCTGGCGGCGCTGCAGTCCGCGGCCGGGGGCCTCGACGCCCTTGCACCGGGGGCCGGCGCTGCGGCGAACCTCGGCATCCAGCTGGCGAACCGGGCAATCGGGTACGGGGCGCAGCAGGTAGGCAACCTTTGGTCCGGGTTCTTCGAAACGTTCACCTTGTCTGGGTCCGGCGGGATGACCGATCCGCTCAAGACGCTGCCCGGCCGGCTTCTGGCCGGGATCGCGGGGGCACGGCCGTCGATCCCGAACGTGGCCGGACAGCCCGCAGGCCCACGCTCAGGTGATCAGCAGCAGAACCAGCAGCAGCAGAACGCGCAGCAGCCCCAGGGCGGGCCGCTGGTGGAGATCAAGGAGCTGCACCAGGCGCCCGGTGAAGCTCCCGACGCGGTCGCCAACAGTGTCGCCAACCAGTTCCGGTCCTACGAGTACAGCGGAGGGTTCCACGGCAGATGAGCGCGCCCAAGCTGCCGTTCCCTCTCGCTGAGATCGCCACCGAAACCACGGTGTACCCGACTGGGCAAGTCACGATCCTCGGTGAGCAGCTTCTGCTGGAGCACGTCGACCCGATGCTGTCGTTCTCCAGCCTCGACCGGCGCTTCACGTTCCACTTTTCCGGGCCGATGGCACCCTGGCCGAAGCAGCAGGACGGGGTGCAGCTGCTCGAAATCACGCCGCCCTCACCAGGCTTCAAGCACCTGAAAGCCAAAGGGGCCCGCCAGCACGGCGTGACGTGGAATGCCACCACGTTCGACGAAACCCAAATCAACATGGTGCTCAAGGCGTTCGCCCGAACACCGGAGCTGCTGGGGCAGGTGGTGTCGGACTGGGTGGCCATGTGGCATCCCACCAAACTGATCCGCTTCGAATGGTTGACGTTCGACAAGGGTCTGTGGTGGTGCGACTGCCGGCTGTCGAAGGTGTGGAACGATCGCATCCAATCGTCGCCGCGCCGGCACCGCGAGCAGGTCCTCACTCACGTCATTGAGAACGCTGAAGCGTTCTGGCGGTCAGTGGATTCGATGTCGACGTTCGAATTCCAGTACGAGGACTTCACCGACACGTTCAACACCGACTACCCCGACGACATGGGCCCTGACTGGCCGCTTCTCTACAGCGGTGACGGCGAGGGTCACGCCTACACCCAGGGCGGCACACTGCGGTGGCGCGACGACCCCGACAGCGTGTTCTTCACCAGCCCCCGAGGGGTGGTGTGCGGACCTTACGTCGATGCCGACTCCGGCGATGACACCGACGAGGTGTCCATCGTGTTCGGTAGCTTCGCCGAGGCCGGCGGGTCGGCCAACGATCTGTGGATCCGCATGAACCGCGACGAGAACGGTGACT from Mycobacterium sp. SMC-4 includes:
- a CDS encoding tape measure protein, whose protein sequence is MVVGTTLDDNAIRQVSNDLQKRFGDVAEDIGKDFMSQFADGAAAASPKLQKAVDKAANATGKLRAEQERLNALTSAGASRDRIVATSERVATARRNEARAVREAADEYRNLAAKRLSASASFGSGFSRGIPLLSSWTAELSQLNGAANKAGYVAGRALGTAFTMAAGSIIGAAGYTLFKGFERYEAIESATNRLNNLNRVLEKTGRATHDVNAVMETVNAAVEGTPYSLNAAFSIASQGLSRPIGDLKRFMTAVTNTAAFLDTPLESIGDGFLKMASEGKVSLEVLQNQLKGFPIDLLADKLGVTTAELYKMISANQVGFKSLLETVEQNMDGFAKGAVNTLTGAKDQFNTAVARLGANFLGAAFGKPTEEANTLKDAIEAVTERLNEANAWVSANSGRIQGMFEDATEVAGDLANAVGFVVELIDNIPGGLGTVVTGFAAWKALTIGSGAISAVSTMLGGMNTMLGTTLPGSADKGAKGITAALARVKVPAWLAFLVASNGPEIEEWAENTIPGARELNRLPNPGDAGKAAREWWDRNIQGQQGPDPGPSPLPQQGGGNGPATVGGIPIPGLVNPNQPAPLAPPGPSMPAMPGRGMHWEDGKGWVLDAQLPPGVVAPDAPGRPGEAPAGNPILDPAGLDDGSGSGSSSPVLPYPEEYGQGPRPGESPEQWRDRMAQIAADHDVAEKRARLNQLEADNTADANDVVKARNDLIDAEMRQRELQMRAQTAQREQEAAQVPYAPGYLAPPRPGQTAEQYRAESSLFEAQQKTAQAWARLQQLDEFTSPEDRLKAQNDLAKARRDEYEAQLRLADAANKTTAQLGDLTAQLDGDFGLSEGLPGLAENLVKLAGALALAPLTARLSAIKEAAGDEGSGLFGIAASTGMLGERFMPRREASGGDPNAAYVPTEPSPSNLGPSALQPSGNANVNAMLALAQSASGRTKYAPASDLINGLADCSGSISDLYEVLTTGKSTAARMFTTTNFASDAEAAKLGFLPGYMPGALNVGVNPYPGQSGHMAATLPNGVNFEGGGGTGGGAQYGGNAAGALDPQFEKRYYFPISGMPTSFAPPTTPATGAGPGPMPVARNDFPIPLPVTIVGGLPTGLPTTVPAPTTTTPGAPSAPTYTPTAPIGPSAPTIPTPGVIPDSQLYTPEMTNPALTPPLPAGVPGGGSTLPGMGMPQSAPFGMPQAQPIGSSVIPGQSPQPIPGAGSGMNQGISGIPLAALQSAAGGLDALAPGAGAAANLGIQLANRAIGYGAQQVGNLWSGFFETFTLSGSGGMTDPLKTLPGRLLAGIAGARPSIPNVAGQPAGPRSGDQQQNQQQQNAQQPQGGPLVEIKELHQAPGEAPDAVANSVANQFRSYEYSGGFHGR